Part of the Zingiber officinale cultivar Zhangliang chromosome 8A, Zo_v1.1, whole genome shotgun sequence genome, ttgacaccgatttaagtttgtatcagatatttaattcagattaattactaatctaggttgacttggttgactgattcgggaaaaagtccaagtatggagacttgcacggagaagtccaagcagggagcttgcatgagggaaagtcctaactgggatgttaggcggttggaaagtcacagtgagtgaagccggtgggaaagtcctaatcgggatgttaggcggttgacaagtccgtgagtgaagcgtgcaaggaaaatccagatggatcaagggtgatcggacatcggtgttgaaaagtccaagaaggaagcttggcatgcgaagtcgagagggctcggtggctcgttctctaggaccggatgaagtcggagagagctaggagctcgtttctcggactaggtcgagagggctcggccgAGTCAAGAAGTcggatcggtcggcaccgatcaGTGGCTTGGAcaccgatcggtgcggaccgatcggttCTTATAcgatcggtgccgaccgatcagAATGATCGATGGCTCGAGCGTTTGCGATCGGTGCGgacgatcgaaatcgatcgagcTCATCGTtttgatcggtgcggaccgatcgaaatcaatCGCAGCCTCATCGAGATTTTATTGATCGTGCCCGAGGCCGATCGAGGCTTTAAGCATCGGCGacatcgatcggtccgggaccgatcagattagtgctgatcggtccgcatcgatcgaaGCCGCGCACCTTGAAAGAGCGGcgctgatcggtgcgggaccgatcagatagttctgatcggtccgcaccgatcggcgATGATCCGTGGTTGGTCTGCGGACCCCGTATTGTttgctttgcatgcactttttctgattgccgtatttgtattcacctatctgtttttaaccatttgctgtgagtctttctagcttgcaggttgcaggtcacattctcatgtttggattcaaattaagcttcattaagagaaggagacaagtacccttttcactgtaatttgctgcaacaaatacatttggggcatcaacgttcattggcgaaatccgattacgattgggctgctcagtttgacttcttcccattggttggtatccagagacgccagtgatttccattggcatgtgttcagagaatcagaagaggaggagaggtgattggctacgcctggctggcagcagcgattctgcagacggcggtgatacgagcagagagacataagtaggaagaagaggagttcagaaaggaaaattctgaattctctgtcttttgtgatcaagccttcgagagagcaagttggtgaagctgtgagctccttgctgagaaggttgattgtgcgctctctgctctgttctcttctccgcgtggctgtaagctcatcttaatatttttctcagccaccactgtaagtcttgtgcttaaatctataatcatctgagactttgttgagaggttgctccaccgagaaggagacatctttagccggatcttgtccggggtgtgatctaccaaaagatcaaggagtcatcctccttacggacacgccgaggagtaggggcaagttatccccgaacctcgtatatccttgtgtctgctgtgtgtttgttttctttcgttttagtttttctatttccgctgtgctgtgctaacaaagttcttgaagaaattttctgtttagtgtttttcaaagaggctattcacccccctctagccatctaagatcccaacagttgaagggttaggaatcagatgtatggcagcagatatggcagcttagtcttttagtataagtgggagattgttagagtgtatactaaaagcctagcttttggtataaacatttatctagaaataagaatcacattggtcaaatgtctacatttgtgataaatgtagttgttcaattaatttatattgtagataacatggtgtgtggtggcacacacagaggatcatgttatcagtaccttataaattataaacagtagctcacgactaagatggaaaggaacaaaccattggaaggtcgtaatgtaattaggtgttagtttatcttaactatataattacactagtacacttagagtgtattgagtaggaccatttgaggtcgttctttttatactgactttataaaggaacaaagacctcagttattatagaagtgtgtgctcttaatcctaatataataacaagcacatatatttgatatttatttctttaatttatcaatgggtgagatttagttcgatgaatcaataagcccgataagttgggaaatgatatcacttatagtgtgtgttgttgattatagaaggaaactgtgtcctagtgatactaggttgataatgtcctcaagaggagctcataaggattgtcatgttaaaccctgcaggtggacttagtccgacatgataataaggttgagtggtactactcttggactaagatattaattaaatgagttgtcagtaactcacttaattagtggacattcgatatcttaaacacagggagactaacacactcataataagaaggagcccaaaatgtaatttgggattggtgtggtagttcaataataattctctagtggaatgaattattattgataaaattaagttgtgtgttcggggcgaacacgggatgcttaattttatcgggagaccaaaaccaattcctcctctcggtccctatcgtagcctcttatttatagagttctatacccacctatacccaccttctatacccacacaataggggccggccaagctagcttgggaacaagctagggccggcctaggtataaaattgggtggccggccctagctagtagggccggccaaattaaattaaaaaggtattttaattttagtttttattatgtggaagaaataatttattaaagagaattaaaattaaaatatctctcttgtaaaagatctacaaaagattaaagaaagagattagatctctttccttatttgtagattggagagttattttattttctctttaaaaattatccacatgttgataaaattaaaattatagaaatttccttttatcaaccatgaagagatttttaaagagaaattttatttttaaaatttccggaaacaaattaggaagttttaattgttgattaaaacttgtccaatttgctctccaatgatgtggccggccattgaagtttaatttggaaaatttgttttatttttctaaattaaatcatgtcaaggaaattgaggaaattttattgtaattaaatttcctaatttgcctaggccaaggaatataaaagaaggggtgagggtgccttcatgagagacaacctctattgttttctctccctcttttccttggtgttgtggccggccatcatctcttctcttcttcctctttgtggtggccgaaactctctattgcttggaggtcttgtggaggccggatactacttggagaagaagaagaagaaggagaggaagcttgcatctcttagagcttggttggtgtttttcttcttccttggtggagctttcttgttttggctgaacctagctaggaggagaagaaggtgcttggtggtttctcatctcggaagatcgttgcccacacaacgtccgaggttagaagaggaatacggtagaagatcaagaggtttttttacaaggtataactagtaatttttctttccgcatcatgctagttatttatggaaataataccaaatacaagaggcttacgattctagaatttcgaatatgtttttcgatattgtgttcttttgttttttcttttccttgtgatttgattgttcttttcggttaacctaaagttattttaggaaattaaatattagctttccataaaaggttttgtctagtcggtggtggttgctcccatatccaagaaggccgtgtgcctcgccacgtcagtactgggaaccaattatggaaattaatatttaatggaattaataacttaaggtgatttgggtcgaacgtgttaagttccgcaggagacccaagtcaaaacctaaaagaacgaatagattaagttttggatcaaacgtgtcaagttccgcaggtgatccaaaatttaatttaaaagaacacatggtagctaggaaaaggttcagatctttgtacaaaattttgtacagtggaacctctaggctttccgagtagcaaccaacagctgctacacgttgtagtagctcaCTTTAATACCCGATCTTGATAAACTTTAGCTTATAATTGTCTTTGTTATACTGGATCTTgatatgtagctgctacaacatgaagtctgtgttgtagcagttacggACCAGTAACTTCTACAACataaacatgattaaaattgaatttcACCGACTCCTCCTGTTGCATTTAATGTATTATTTGGAAATGATTTTTCAGTTGCTACAATGGTGTTTATGACTACCACACACTAGCAGCTACAATGTGGACCTTATGTTctctgttcgcgagcttgatcaTGACTCATGAGTCCACTTCAATTCACCACATCATGATATGGCAACATACTTaagaaataaaataggaataatatatacaaaaataattttattggatGATTAAAAATATTGGAGAACAAATTCAAGCACGGTGTTTAACATCTACCCACAAAGTAATCACAACAACTAGTTGACAGTAGCTGTTTCATCATGCAGCAACTACTCAGGGGTAAGAAAACAATGTGTAATAGCTATAAAATACATTTATACCTTTATTGACAAAATATtgttaataaaattatatttcgaTTACATCATAAGTTTAATATTGAACATAGTGTTCAGAACCCCCATGAGCGCTCATATTGTTCTCATAAGTTGTACAACGTCATTTTCATATTGGTCGAGCTGCATCCACAGTGTTCCCCATAAGAGATCACCCTTGATCAACGTACACAATGTTCTGAACACCAAACAGCATATGTTATTTTCCATCTCCCTCACATCCTTTGGTAGAGGTTGGGAGAAGTTCGTCGAGGCGATCATCCTCTTCCTATTCCATGAGCATTCCTCAGGGCATTCGTGAGGCTCTTCATCGCGAACACGGGATTTTAGGCAAACTTAGACCACTCCATGAGCGGCCTAACCTCATCTATGTACGTTAGTCAGGGCTAGACAATGCTATTTACTATGATTTAGCTTTTGATTCACTTTAATCATGGCAAGTGTCTTTATAGTAGTTTCATGTGATCAATGATACATTGATATTTCGAAGTTTATTTGGGTTATAGACATAACATATGGAATGGTTTACTTACTGCTTATAACTAGGATAGACACATTACACATGATGATGAGTATTCAATCTTTGAGGCTGAGTGGATGATAATACTTAAATCAACTTATCTCTAATTAAGATTTACTTGAGTTACTTCCCCTATAGACTGTTAGGACAAATCCCTCTATTTTTTCGATTAAATTGAAATTTACCTCAACCGAGCATTCGATCTTTTATTAATcaataagttaatttaaaatggtAACAGAAAAATTACACGAAACATCAAGTCTATCTGGGTAGCTACACCAATACCTTGGGATATTCTCCCTTACGTTCACCTACCACCATTCATGTGTGCTCGTATGTCATTGGAAAACATGCAGACTCAATTTTTACCCACCGCCTCATGTTCCTTATCCTACGGTGCTTATGTTATGATCCAACGATCATCTTTGAAAAACCTTCTCAACTAGTTTCGATACGagacaaaaaaaaatcttaagggtGTGTTTAGTTCGAGATTATTCTTGATAATTTTGATTATTCAtttaaggttatcaacaaaaatcttgtttAGTTTAGATATTCGATGATTTCCGAATAATGTTTCATGCCCGACACGTaaacaaaagggtcatgcagtccGAAATCAGAAAACCTCATAATAAGGTTTTTCTTGAATGCGGatttaacgaattttttttaccaaaaataccctccgataaaaaaaaacatggaaaaagagaaaaaatattaaaaatgtaaaaaaaatataaaaaatgtttaaaaatttttaatttttttttagaaaataattttaaaaataaattttttttataaaatataaattttaaaaacaaaaaataaaaaattttaaaaaaaaaaatttaaacaattaaaaattttaaaaaaattaaaaatttaaaatttaaaaaataaaataaataaataaaaattaacatttaaaaaatgtaaaaaaataaaaaaaatataaatataaataatataaaaatataaaaacattattaaaataaaaaaacataaaaaagtaaaaaattatacaagaaaaagaaaagtaaaaaaacataaaaaataataataataataataataataataataatatgtatagttgattttgtaactgagggtaatacggtaaaatattaaactaaggtatttattaaaatcttcaaacaaacaagtttttgttgcattacctaggttgaaccaaacaacacttggttatattttattccccgtaactttggttatgtgattacctggtaatcacataaccaaggttatacatgataacttgaatcaaACACACCCTAAAGTCTTTTCTTTCTCCCTGGTCTGATGGGAGGAGTAATTGTTTTCCTTGTCGTTGCCTCGTCTCTTTTCGACTTCCTCCTCTTTAACACTAGCTGTTACTCCCTGTTAGAATGGCAGAAAACGACTACTAGTACACATGGTGCTCTTCACGCCTTACTCTTGATGACACCTATCATCTCCATCTCAATTATGGCCTCTCTCTTGAGGTGGTAACTCCTGCTTTTGAGGATAGTTCTCATCGTCCTCCTCCTAGTAGCGTTGCCATTTTTGCAGCACAAATCGAGTCCAGATTTTCCTCTACACCCCTTTTTTATTGACATTAGTTGTCACTCTAACATCTCATTGAACCAACTCATTTCTCAATCTTTCAAAGTTCTAAATGGCTTTATAATTGTCTGTCGATTATTCAATGTTCCTTTATCTCCCCTTCTATTTCATCACTATTTCAATCTTCATTTGGTGGCAAGGGGcctatttaaattttaatctcgTCCTAAGACGATTCTATTTAGCCGAGTGCCAACACAAGAAAAATGGAGGGATAAGTATTTCTTCATCTGTCTCCCATCTCCTCCTCCTTATCCCCTTGTTTGGCAAGAAACACTCCCTACCCCCTCTAATTTGAGAAACGCTCAAACAAATTCCGCATTGAGTCGAGCCATAGAATTTCTAAAAGACCTAAAATTCAATTTACCAGAATTAATTGTGGAAGGGTTATTGTATATTTTTGGACTTACTCCGGTCAACCTCGAGCTGAGCACTTCTTTTGGTAATAAGTACTCTTTCTCTTTTTCGTAATCTACTTGTCTCTTAAGAATTTGTGATGTTTTTAATAGCGGAAGCTGTTAGTGTTTCTTTTTTATTCAAAAAACTTTCAATGTCGAAAGAGGCATTGACTCAAAGAGGGGAAATTCTACTGAAAGAACGTCAACAAGAACAAGCTATTAAACCTCCTCCTCCTGCTCCAAAGTCTACTTCAAGTTCCTCTGAGTCGGAGGATTCACTTGCCATCATCTGCTAGCGACCTCAGTCTTCGGCTTTGCAAGTGCTGGAACCCCTTTCTACTAGGCTAACCTCCTCTGATGTACCAGTGGATCTTTTTGATAAGGGGAAAGAACCTGCTCCCCCGGTACATCGTCCCTATAATCTTAAACTTGCTATGATGTAGCCCCACGGGGTTATCTCAGCTGGTAAAGGCGTGGAAATTTGCCACTGAGAACATGGGTTCGAGTCCGCAGGGTAACGGGGATTTATTCCCTATCCCTGTGCAAAAAATCTCGGCTCACTGCGTACTTGCCACCAagctaccgtgatttacctccctcgtgatgaccctGGGCAGGGTGCGGCGAGGACCCTGAGGGCGagggtttcgccttttgccacattaaACTTGCTATGATGTATCCAGGTTGATTGATACCTTCCGTTTACAAGCTAACGCAAGCTTCAGAATCAATTACCCCCAGTAACAGAGTACTTGAGACTTCCATAGAACCTAACATTCCCCATCGTTGAATATCGTTCTACCTATTTCTTCCGCAACTGCATCAATCCCGGTGGATAGGAGCTTAGTACCCATTACTTCAGCAGTTTCCCCCCGAATTATTAAACGCCCTCGATCAGGACCAAGGCCAATAGAGACACTATCAATGATTAACCCTCCAGTTTCCACTGATCCTCCCCAGGCTCTCGCATTAGCTTCTGCTCCTCTTTTTGCCTCTTTACCTGAGTTAGCATCTACTCCTGGTCCTCATTGTCGCTTTAGGCAATCGCATACTATCCCTAAGAACATAGACAAGAAGGTCTTCCTACATTTGGTATATTACAAGTAAAAGGATCCTTGACTGAATCATGGATGCAAGCTTATAAGGAAATGCAGGGAGCTACCATTAGGGGTGTACTTGAGTCGAGCTgagtcgaactcttgaatgtttaagtttggctcgtttataatcgagctgaactcgaactttatttaacaaatatattcatggctcacgaactTATAtgaacttttatcgagcctaaatgagcttaataaatataaattttaaatttaaatattcattaaaaactaaattatatatttgtagaaaattataatattcttattaaattttataattttattataataaataaatttaatatatttatctatatttttcataagtagagtgtaaaatctataaattcaatatcaaaattattatttttttatttaaaagttgattcgaATTTACTAATGAACATGTTCACAAGTTAACGAGCCGAGTATTGTGaatcttgagcttggtttgtttatcttaacgagtctcatttAATATGTTCAAACGAGTTTTTATCGAATCCAGTTTCGAATAGCTCACAAACGGATTGGTTCATTTTCACCCCTGGCTACCATATCAAAATATGCGGATGAACATGCTAAGCATGCTCTaatcattaaaatttctttttataacttgCCTATGCgcctaataatttttttctctatctttttCAATTTTACTCCTCGAGCATGTATTGAGCCAACTAATAGTGAACTTAGAGTGGTCCAACAAGTCTTTAGAGAATCGAGTGAGAGAACTGGAATCCACCTCAACTGTTACAAATGCTTTGAAGAAGAAGGTAGAAGGGAAATGATTTGAAGAAGAAGGTAGAAGGGAAATGCTCTGACCATCTCCACCACAGAGAACTCACTGAGAGATTGTTCTCAATTAGTGGAATCCCTTCGCTTGGAAAATTAAAAGTTGGGACTAATGTTACAAAACAACGAGTCTATGCTTCGGGTGGAGAAAGCTTTGAAAGACAAGATCCTTTCTGACTTAAAACTGCTTTGCTAGAAAGGATTCAATTCACTCAATCCTCAGATTCCCCTGAACTGACTCAAGAGCTAGCTAGCAAGGACTTTTTATTGTTGCAGGGGCAGGAGAAATTAAAAGCCAAAGAGTTACAAATAGAGTCcctacagaaagaactagaattCCTAAGAAATGAAACCAAGGCTGCTCAGACTAAGCTATCAGTATATCAAGCGAAGGAAGGTAAACGAATGGAAACACGAAAAAGAGCCTACCTTGATTTCCTTGAATTTAAAGAGGAACTAGCCATAAGGTTCACGTGAATGCTTAATGATCCCGTCCGGATGCTGAATCAGACGGACCGTTAGGCGAGGTGGGCGGAATGTTGACCGAATCGTGGTGTCCCGGAGGGGGTGTGTGTTGAGatgacttctgtgttgaccaagtcttcaaaagttctctggtcaacgctacctacaGCCAATGACCGGGtcccccggtccctggtaccccgaggctTGAGGCAGATCCAACACATATATGAGTAATATGCTAAGTCATAAAATAATGGAATATGCATAAAATATGAACGGAGAACGTACCCTAGTccaagggggcgccctcggatgggacgcgactCGAGTGGTCGGGACCTAGAAGAGTAGCCGAACGGGAGTCGAATGTGAAGCCGGGTCTGGAGGCACGGAGCCGAACGCGGTCTGAATTCAGAAGATAAGACGCAGATCGGGATAAAACACCGGCGTGCAGGATGAGAGGTActagcggcacgcaggccgtgACACAAAATCGACACAGACGGGGAAGCGAGATTGGCACACAGATCCAGACACGAATTTGGCACGCAAGCCGAGAtacgagatcggcacgcaggccgggataagaCACCGGTACACAAACTGGGATAAGGCACCGACATGTAAGCCGGGACAAGCTATCTACATGCTGGCCGGGATACAACATCACTATACGGACAAGAATACAACATAAGCACACGAGTCGAAATACAACCACCTCCCGAAGGCCTGAATACAACGATGACTCGAAGGCTCGATCAGTGCCGAAAGCGCACAGCGGCGTGCGTCTAGCGGCAACGTCGCGAGGCGGAGGGAGAGAGAGACTTTCGGTCCGGCAGCGGCGATACgcagggaggaggagagggaggctGTCGGTCCGGCAGCAGCGTCACgcggggaggaggagagggaggttGTCAGTCCGGCAGCGGCGTCGCGAGGAGGACATATGACCGGCGGTCGTGTTAGTCGCAGGAGAGAGGAGGAGGCGGAGAGGCCGGTGTCGCTCGAGAGTGGCggcgagagagggagaagaagagtgggAAGCCAGCGGCGTCGGCTGGAGCAGCATTGTCCCGGGGAAGAAAAGGAGGGAAGCGGCAGTGTCGGCTCCGGCGAAGggcgagaggaggaagaagaggaggtgcgGTCGGAGGCGAGGGAGagtagaggaggagaagaggaggtGGCCGACATCGGCTCCGGCGACAGCGTtggagagggaggaagaagatgttTCTGTTGGCGGCGGCGGATAGAAAACGAAGCCTCTTCCCTTCTTGCATGCTACATTGCCACCTTAAACCCTCAAAACTCTCCACCAAATGAAAAGATCAAATTGCCCCTCCTTCTCCCTTTAATCCCTTCACTGCCCTATACCCatatccgtatcacaagcctccccctcaagtctagtcaaaggaggcgcaagtctgactgactagatcaATCTCAAAACAAAATCGCTACCGAACACGGAATCAGATCACTGGCTCGTCTTATCACATCGAATGAGTAGCTGCAAACGAAGAGCGCCCGACAGAGCGACCAAGCGGCGAAAGCAATACCGAGCGAGTGTCAAAAGAGCGATCTAGCAGATGTCAAACGATATCGAGACGACGATCAGGCGATGCAGAGCAGGTGATCAAGCGATTACCGAGCTAGACGAAAGACGATGGATGAGCAATGGTGAGTGCGCGATCGATAAAATGTCATCCGCGTAAATCGCGATCAGTACGAGTAAATCCATTAGCGTAATTGAGAAAGTGCCGACCGAGTGACAATAAATCACGACTGGGAGAGCGTCGACCGAGTGACAGTAAATCCTGGTCGACCAATAGAGAGAAGGATGGACGAGCGAAGCCGTGAGCGCGACCAAGAGAATGTCGACCGAGCGATAATGAATCGCGACCTGGCAACAAAAAGAATGATGGACTAGCAAAGCCATGATCGCGACCGATAAAATACCGACCGAGCGACAGTAAAATCGCGATCGGGTAATAAAGAGACGGATCGATGAGTAAAGCCGTGAGCGCGACTGAGAAAATATCGACCAAGCGTCAATAGATCGCGACAGGGCCATAGAGGGAATGATCGACGAGCAGAGccgtgagcgcgaccgagaaaaGTACTTATCGATCGTCAATAAATCGCAACCGGGCAATGGAGAGAATAATGGTCGCGCAAAGTCGTGAGCACGACCAagcgagtgccgaccgagcgacCATAAATCATGACCGAGCAATAAAGAGTGATGGATGTGCAAAGTCGTGAGCGCGACCGAGCGAGTGCCGACTGCGCGACAGTAAGTCGCGACCTGGCAATCAAGAAATATCAATCCGGAAATAGAGAGAATGCTTACCGAGCAGAATAAGAACAGGCGAGCGGTGTCGAATACACAACCGAGAAAGCCTGTAAGCGATAGGTCGGTCGGCATAAAGTGAGTAGCCAAGTGGTACCATCGAGTGATCAAGCAAACAGCCAAGCAACATCGATGGACGAAACGTGAATGGCAAGCGTCGGGCGGCGCGGCAAGTGGAGCGGTGAGCGCCGACCGGGTAACAGCGATGAGCGAAACGCGAATGataagtgccgagcagagcggcgagtgaagcgGTGAGAGCCGATCGGGCAACAACGATGAGAGAAACGCGAATGataagtgccgagcagagcgacgAGTGAAGCGGTGAGCGCCAATCGAGCAACAACGATGAGCGAAACGCGGATGATAAGTGCTGAGCAGAGCAGCGAGTGAGGAGTGAGGTAAGTGTCGGGCAGAACGGCGAGTGAAGCTAGCGTGATGAGTGTCAGGTAGAGCTGTAAGTGAGCGGTGAGCACCGACCAAGAGgtagttgggcgtgagagcatgctcacttataactcgcactggggcgagagtctgggacgactgacctggaaaggtcgttgggagtgagagccttgctcacttataactcgcactggggtgagagtctggaacccgaccgggaaaggtcgttgggcgtgagagccttgctcacttatatctcgcactggggtgagagtctgggacagccgaccgggcaggtcgttgggcgtgagagccttactcacttataactcgcactggggcgagagtctgggacagccaaccgggaaggtcgttgggcgtgagagccttgctcacttataactcgca contains:
- the LOC122010909 gene encoding putative protein TPRXL, which produces MSATSSSPPLLSLASDRTSSSSSSRPSPEPTLPLPSFSSPGQCCSSRRRWLPTLLLPLSPPLSSDTGLSASSSLLRLTRPPVICPPRDAAAGLTTSLSSSPRDAAAGPTASLSSSLRIAAAGPKVSLSLRLATLPLDARRCALSALIEPSSHRCIQAFGRWLYFDSCAYVVFLSV